From a region of the Salmo trutta chromosome 10, fSalTru1.1, whole genome shotgun sequence genome:
- the LOC115201538 gene encoding transmembrane protein 87A isoform X2, which yields MAASVRVRTWNSTASSVKTWLLYLAGIILLGDVNSGVMAAPEPGQWRITVVNTSRPLLLRKSMYKDTDIKLKVVSFGCPEEMTFTIQWYLKYYPCHNEFNNIEEMYERTPLSRGQSMDPNPLGQGECIEHKHKPLTCNNDVRYFPMLNKAKVEPRIVVPPMEGAAPGSDENYTNWTMEEYDKVSGVKNASVSLKDDVIATTWKDGPYLFVVVIKSNKQEANWNLTVNVVMKGTHGYISITEWPLMIFYMVMCIVYILYALLWFLWAACYWKDLLRIQFWIAGVIFLGMVEKAVFCAEYENTNGVGAASPGLLIFAELISALKRTLARLLVIIVSLGYGIVKPRLGTVMHRVVGLGVLYFAFAAIEGVLRITGAKDSDLALLANIPLALLDSSLCWWIFVSLAQTIKTLKLRRNPVKLSLYRHFTNTLIFAIIASIIFMVWTTKKFRLADCQLDWMELWVDDAFWRFLFSIILLVIMFLWRPSANNQRYAFTPLMDDSDDEEIEEFLVSANLADGIKLRATNSRSETNGSAKPSGPSPDEDMKWVEENIPTSLTDVALPVLLDSDEEIMTTKYEMSKME from the exons ATGGCTGCTTCTGTACGTGTGAGGACGTGGAACAGCACGGCTAGCTCAGTGAAAACCTGGCTCCTTTATTTGGCAGGGATTATTTTACTAGGAGATGTAAATAGCGGGGTGATGGCAGCTCCAGAACCAGGACAATGGAGAATTACAGTTGTCAAT ACCTCAAGACCATTGCTTTTGAGGAAATCCATGTATAAAGACACTGATATCAAATTGAAAG ttgtgTCCTTTGGATGTCCAGAGGAGATGACTTTTACCATTCAATGGTACTTGAAATACTACCCCTGTCACAACGAGTTCAATAATATTGAG GAAATGTATGAGAGGACGCCACTGAGTCGAGGACAGAGTATGGATCCTAACCCTCTAGGACAAGGGGAATGCATTGAGCACAAGCACAAGCCCTTGACCTGCAACAATGACGTGCGATACTTCCCAATGCTAAAT AAAGCCAAGGTGGAACCACGGATAGTTGTCCCGCCCATGGAAGGGGCAGCACCG GGTTCGGATGAAAACTACACCAATTGGACGATGGAGGAGTACGACAAAGTCAGCGGTGTGAAGAACGCCAGTGTGTCACTTAAAGATGATGTCATTGCCACCACGTGGAAGGATGGCCCCTATCTGTTTGTGGTGGTGATTAAATCTAACAAACAGGAAGCTAACTGGAATTTAACTG TAAACGTTGTAATGAAAGGAACTCACGGCTACATCTCCATCACTGAATGGCCTCTCATGATC TTCTACAtggtgatgtgtatagtgtacatCCTGTATGCGTTACTCTGGTTCCTGTGGGCTGCCTGCTACTGGAAGGACTTACTGCGGATCCAGTTCTGGATAGCTGGAGTCATCTTTCTGGGCATGGTGGAGAAGGCTGTGTTCTGTGCTGAGTACGAGAACACCAACGGTGTCGGGGCAGCTT CTCCAGGCCTGTTGATCTTTGCTGAGCTCATCTCTGCCCTGAAGAGAACCCTGGCACGGCTGCTGGTCATTATCGTCAGTCTGGGATATGGAATAGTCAA GCCTCGACTGGGTACAGTGATGCACAGAGTGGTGGGACTAGGCGTCCTGTACTTTGCCTTTGCTGCTATCGAAGGTGTGCTTAGAATCACTGGG gCGAAAGACTCTGACCTGGCTCTGTTGGCCAACATTCCTCTGGCTCTGCTTGACTCCTCTCTCTGCTGGTGG ATATTCGTGAGCCTGGCTCAAACTATAAAGACACTGAAGCTGAGGAGAAACCCAGTCAAACTGTCTCTCTACAGACACTTCACGAACACACTCATCTTTGCCATCATAG CTTCAATCATTTTCATGGTGTGGACGACAAAAAAATTCAGGCTAGCAGATTGTCAGTTG GACTGGATGGAGCTGTGGGTAGATGATGCCTTCTGGAGGTTCCTCTTTTCCATCATACTGCTGGTGATCATGTTCTTATGGAGACCATCTGCTAACAACCAGAG GTATGCATTCACTCCTCTGATGGACGACTCTGATGATGAAGAGATCGAGGAGTTTCTGGTGTCAGCTAATTTGG CTGACGGCATAAAGTTGAGAGCAACCAACTCCAGGAGTGAGACAAACGGTTCAGCCAAGCCTTCAGGACCCAGCCCG GATGAAGACATGAAATGGGTGGAAGAGAACATTCCTACCTCTTTAACAGACGT AGCGTTGCCTGTCCTTCTCGACTCGGATGAG
- the LOC115201538 gene encoding transmembrane protein 87A isoform X1, whose amino-acid sequence MAASVRVRTWNSTASSVKTWLLYLAGIILLGDVNSGVMAAPEPGQWRITVVNTSRPLLLRKSMYKDTDIKLKVVSFGCPEEMTFTIQWYLKYYPCHNEFNNIEEMYERTPLSRGQSMDPNPLGQGECIEHKHKPLTCNNDVRYFPMLNKAKVEPRIVVPPMEGAAPGSDENYTNWTMEEYDKVSGVKNASVSLKDDVIATTWKDGPYLFVVVIKSNKQEANWNLTVNVVMKGTHGYISITEWPLMIFYMVMCIVYILYALLWFLWAACYWKDLLRIQFWIAGVIFLGMVEKAVFCAEYENTNGVGAASPGLLIFAELISALKRTLARLLVIIVSLGYGIVKPRLGTVMHRVVGLGVLYFAFAAIEGVLRITGGRDNGLSLITIVVLVLMDSCIVWFIFVSLAQTIKTLKLRRNPVKLSLYRHFTNTLIFAIIASIIFMVWTTKKFRLADCQLDWMELWVDDAFWRFLFSIILLVIMFLWRPSANNQRYAFTPLMDDSDDEEIEEFLVSANLADGIKLRATNSRSETNGSAKPSGPSPDEDMKWVEENIPTSLTDVALPVLLDSDEEIMTTKYEMSKME is encoded by the exons ATGGCTGCTTCTGTACGTGTGAGGACGTGGAACAGCACGGCTAGCTCAGTGAAAACCTGGCTCCTTTATTTGGCAGGGATTATTTTACTAGGAGATGTAAATAGCGGGGTGATGGCAGCTCCAGAACCAGGACAATGGAGAATTACAGTTGTCAAT ACCTCAAGACCATTGCTTTTGAGGAAATCCATGTATAAAGACACTGATATCAAATTGAAAG ttgtgTCCTTTGGATGTCCAGAGGAGATGACTTTTACCATTCAATGGTACTTGAAATACTACCCCTGTCACAACGAGTTCAATAATATTGAG GAAATGTATGAGAGGACGCCACTGAGTCGAGGACAGAGTATGGATCCTAACCCTCTAGGACAAGGGGAATGCATTGAGCACAAGCACAAGCCCTTGACCTGCAACAATGACGTGCGATACTTCCCAATGCTAAAT AAAGCCAAGGTGGAACCACGGATAGTTGTCCCGCCCATGGAAGGGGCAGCACCG GGTTCGGATGAAAACTACACCAATTGGACGATGGAGGAGTACGACAAAGTCAGCGGTGTGAAGAACGCCAGTGTGTCACTTAAAGATGATGTCATTGCCACCACGTGGAAGGATGGCCCCTATCTGTTTGTGGTGGTGATTAAATCTAACAAACAGGAAGCTAACTGGAATTTAACTG TAAACGTTGTAATGAAAGGAACTCACGGCTACATCTCCATCACTGAATGGCCTCTCATGATC TTCTACAtggtgatgtgtatagtgtacatCCTGTATGCGTTACTCTGGTTCCTGTGGGCTGCCTGCTACTGGAAGGACTTACTGCGGATCCAGTTCTGGATAGCTGGAGTCATCTTTCTGGGCATGGTGGAGAAGGCTGTGTTCTGTGCTGAGTACGAGAACACCAACGGTGTCGGGGCAGCTT CTCCAGGCCTGTTGATCTTTGCTGAGCTCATCTCTGCCCTGAAGAGAACCCTGGCACGGCTGCTGGTCATTATCGTCAGTCTGGGATATGGAATAGTCAA GCCTCGACTGGGTACAGTGATGCACAGAGTGGTGGGACTAGGCGTCCTGTACTTTGCCTTTGCTGCTATCGAAGGTGTGCTTAGAATCACTGGG GGTCGTGACAATGGCCTTTCCCTCATCACAATCGTTGTTCTAGTTTTGATGGACTCCTGTATCGTCTGGTTC ATATTCGTGAGCCTGGCTCAAACTATAAAGACACTGAAGCTGAGGAGAAACCCAGTCAAACTGTCTCTCTACAGACACTTCACGAACACACTCATCTTTGCCATCATAG CTTCAATCATTTTCATGGTGTGGACGACAAAAAAATTCAGGCTAGCAGATTGTCAGTTG GACTGGATGGAGCTGTGGGTAGATGATGCCTTCTGGAGGTTCCTCTTTTCCATCATACTGCTGGTGATCATGTTCTTATGGAGACCATCTGCTAACAACCAGAG GTATGCATTCACTCCTCTGATGGACGACTCTGATGATGAAGAGATCGAGGAGTTTCTGGTGTCAGCTAATTTGG CTGACGGCATAAAGTTGAGAGCAACCAACTCCAGGAGTGAGACAAACGGTTCAGCCAAGCCTTCAGGACCCAGCCCG GATGAAGACATGAAATGGGTGGAAGAGAACATTCCTACCTCTTTAACAGACGT AGCGTTGCCTGTCCTTCTCGACTCGGATGAG